A genomic segment from Roseibium algicola encodes:
- a CDS encoding Gfo/Idh/MocA family protein: MRWALIGASRIASSYMIDAIRSQNADIQSVLSSDAARGEAYAREHGIADSFTDLDALLADDSVDAVYISTTNEKHHAQALAAIAAGKHVLCEKPLAMNLDEAGEMVRTAAGKGVVFATNHHLRNAGSHLAIRELIASGRIGKVLSARVFHAVNLPDALRGWRINDASAGGGVIPDITVHDADTIRFHLGEDPQEVVAKAAASGLGEGVEDSVMSVWSMPSGAMVQSHESFTHKFAGTGIEFHGTDGSIFARNVMTQEPVGAVRLVDADGEHEISYDKHNLYHRALGLFADAVNGKGRPSADGVDGVKSLAVALAVREAAQSGKAVAVNYGGF, encoded by the coding sequence ATGCGTTGGGCCCTTATCGGTGCAAGCCGAATTGCGTCGAGTTATATGATCGATGCGATACGCTCGCAGAATGCCGACATCCAGTCCGTCCTGAGTTCGGATGCGGCCCGCGGCGAGGCGTATGCCCGTGAGCATGGTATTGCCGACAGCTTCACGGATCTGGATGCGCTCCTTGCGGATGACAGTGTCGACGCGGTCTATATTTCCACCACCAACGAAAAGCACCATGCGCAGGCGCTGGCCGCGATCGCTGCCGGAAAGCATGTGCTGTGCGAAAAACCGCTGGCCATGAACCTGGATGAGGCCGGTGAAATGGTTCGCACTGCCGCCGGCAAGGGTGTGGTCTTTGCGACCAATCATCATTTGCGCAATGCCGGGTCTCATCTGGCCATCCGCGAGCTGATCGCTTCCGGCCGCATCGGCAAGGTGTTGAGCGCACGCGTCTTCCATGCGGTCAACCTGCCGGACGCGTTGCGCGGCTGGCGCATCAACGATGCGTCCGCCGGTGGCGGCGTCATTCCCGATATCACCGTGCATGACGCGGACACCATCCGCTTCCACCTGGGTGAAGACCCGCAGGAAGTCGTTGCCAAGGCAGCAGCCTCAGGCCTCGGAGAAGGGGTCGAGGACAGCGTGATGTCCGTCTGGTCGATGCCGTCGGGTGCCATGGTGCAGTCGCATGAAAGCTTCACGCATAAATTTGCGGGAACCGGCATCGAGTTTCACGGCACGGATGGGTCGATCTTCGCCCGCAACGTCATGACCCAGGAACCTGTCGGAGCGGTTCGTCTGGTCGATGCGGATGGCGAACACGAGATCTCCTACGACAAGCATAACCTCTACCACCGCGCGCTCGGCCTCTTTGCCGATGCGGTCAACGGCAAGGGGCGTCCTTCTGCCGATGGTGTCGACGGGGTCAAGTCGCTGGCGGTCGCCCTTGCCGTGCGCGAGGCCGCGCAGTCCGGCAAGGCTGTTGCCGTCAATTACGGAGGCTTCTGA
- a CDS encoding acyl CoA:acetate/3-ketoacid CoA transferase: MTSKIVSMADAAARIQDGAVITVSSSSGLGCPDKILEAIGTRFDSEGHPRNLTTLHPIAAGDMYGIKGIDHLAKDGLLSTIIAGSYPSGPSNLPMPAIWQMLVENRVAAYNVPSGILFDMHRDVAARRPGVMTKVGLDTFVDPIRQGCAMNDVAADRPIVSRLELGGETWLHFPNIVPDVAIIRATTADERGNLTYEHEGAYLGGLEQAIAVRNHGGLVIAQVKRVTASGSLRPHDVRVPGHLVDLIVVDPDQRQTTETGYDPAISGEIMRPWSSFSLAEHGIEKVVARRAAMELKSGQTANLGFGISAMVPRVLLEAGQEQAVTWAIEQGATGGMPLTGFAFGCASNADAYMPSPQQFTYFQGGGFDVSFLSFLEIDLDGNVNVSKLGKKPYLTAGCGGFVDITANARKIVFSGLFEAGADLELTEDALKVRTPGKFTKMVDEVEHVTFSGRRAKELGQDVIYVTERCVIHLTDAGLVATEIMPGIDPARDIVDASKGRVRLANDLVEMPKALLSRGAMELSL; encoded by the coding sequence ATGACCTCCAAGATCGTTTCCATGGCGGATGCCGCCGCCCGCATTCAGGACGGCGCGGTCATCACCGTTTCCTCTTCCTCCGGTCTCGGGTGCCCGGACAAGATCCTTGAGGCCATTGGCACAAGGTTCGATAGTGAAGGGCACCCGAGAAACCTCACGACGCTCCATCCCATTGCCGCCGGCGACATGTACGGCATCAAGGGGATCGACCACCTTGCCAAGGATGGTCTGCTGTCGACCATCATTGCAGGGTCCTACCCCTCCGGTCCGTCCAACCTGCCGATGCCGGCGATCTGGCAGATGCTGGTGGAGAACCGGGTAGCTGCCTACAACGTGCCTTCCGGCATCCTGTTCGACATGCACAGGGATGTTGCGGCCCGCCGCCCGGGCGTCATGACCAAGGTCGGTCTCGACACTTTCGTCGACCCGATCCGTCAGGGTTGTGCCATGAACGATGTTGCGGCAGACCGGCCCATCGTGTCCCGGCTGGAGCTTGGCGGCGAAACCTGGCTGCATTTTCCGAACATCGTGCCGGACGTCGCGATCATTCGGGCAACGACTGCGGATGAACGCGGCAACCTCACCTACGAACATGAAGGCGCCTATCTCGGCGGCCTGGAGCAGGCGATTGCCGTGCGCAATCACGGCGGCCTGGTGATCGCGCAGGTGAAGCGCGTGACGGCCTCGGGTTCGCTGCGTCCGCACGATGTTCGTGTGCCCGGTCATCTGGTCGATCTCATCGTTGTCGATCCGGACCAGCGCCAGACCACGGAAACCGGTTACGACCCGGCGATTTCGGGCGAGATCATGCGGCCATGGTCCAGCTTCTCGCTTGCCGAGCACGGCATCGAGAAGGTTGTCGCCCGCCGGGCAGCAATGGAACTCAAGTCCGGCCAGACGGCAAACCTCGGCTTCGGCATTTCGGCGATGGTGCCACGCGTGCTGCTGGAAGCCGGTCAGGAACAGGCCGTCACCTGGGCGATCGAGCAAGGTGCGACCGGCGGCATGCCGCTGACGGGTTTTGCTTTCGGCTGCGCCTCCAACGCCGATGCTTACATGCCGTCGCCGCAGCAGTTTACCTACTTCCAGGGCGGCGGTTTCGATGTCTCCTTCCTGTCCTTCCTGGAGATCGATCTGGATGGCAACGTCAATGTCTCCAAGCTCGGCAAGAAGCCCTATCTGACCGCAGGTTGCGGCGGGTTTGTCGACATTACTGCGAACGCGCGCAAGATCGTGTTTTCGGGTCTTTTCGAGGCGGGTGCCGATCTGGAGTTGACGGAAGACGCACTGAAGGTGCGGACGCCGGGCAAGTTCACCAAGATGGTGGACGAGGTCGAGCATGTCACTTTCTCCGGCCGCAGGGCGAAGGAACTCGGCCAGGACGTCATCTATGTGACCGAGCGCTGCGTTATCCACCTGACCGATGCAGGCCTGGTGGCGACGGAGATCATGCCGGGTATCGATCCGGCACGTGACATCGTCGATGCTTCGAAGGGCCGGGTGCGGCTCGCAAACGATCTGGTCGAGATGCCGAAAGCGCTTCTGTCCAGAGGTGCGATGGAGCTGAGCCTGTGA
- a CDS encoding enoyl-CoA hydratase/isomerase family protein encodes MSALHLIRHGAIAELKLDNPAKLNAFTLDMLKAVEPFCDELERDASILAVVITAEESKAFCAGADILEWSELSPYDFARHWVREGHRVFDRLARLSKPTVAALGAHAFGGGLEFAATADIRVMAPRATLALPEASVGIVPGWSGTQRLIRLLGEPMVKEMALFGRRISAERAYAAGFAAEISDDPASAAFEMAEKLADKSSRAVEVAKYMIHAAVGEDRSAMIEALGSGMISPTEDRNEGVTAFREKRKPNFLEVKS; translated from the coding sequence GTGAGCGCGCTGCATCTCATCCGTCATGGGGCAATCGCCGAGCTGAAGCTGGACAATCCGGCCAAGCTGAATGCGTTCACGCTCGACATGCTGAAGGCGGTTGAGCCCTTTTGCGATGAGCTGGAGCGCGATGCGTCGATCCTTGCGGTGGTGATTACAGCGGAGGAGAGCAAGGCCTTTTGTGCCGGTGCGGACATTCTCGAATGGTCCGAGCTGTCGCCTTACGACTTTGCCCGCCACTGGGTGCGCGAAGGTCACCGGGTTTTTGACCGGCTGGCGCGGCTTTCCAAGCCGACGGTGGCTGCGCTTGGCGCGCACGCTTTTGGTGGCGGACTGGAGTTTGCAGCGACCGCCGATATCCGCGTGATGGCGCCAAGGGCGACGCTGGCGCTGCCGGAAGCATCCGTCGGCATCGTACCGGGCTGGTCCGGCACGCAGCGGTTGATCCGTTTGCTGGGTGAGCCGATGGTGAAGGAAATGGCCCTGTTCGGCCGGCGCATTTCCGCAGAACGTGCCTATGCGGCGGGCTTTGCAGCCGAGATATCCGACGATCCGGCTTCAGCTGCGTTCGAGATGGCCGAGAAGCTGGCCGACAAATCGTCCCGGGCCGTGGAAGTGGCCAAATACATGATCCATGCCGCCGTGGGTGAAGATCGCAGTGCCATGATCGAGGCGCTCGGCTCCGGCATGATCAGTCCGACAGAAGATCGCAACGAGGGCGTTACCGCCTTCCGTGAAAAGCGCAAACCGAATTTCCTGGAAGTTAAGTCATGA
- a CDS encoding aldehyde dehydrogenase family protein, which translates to MSDLNVVSISEAKLPAEPFVARHLIDGDWRQSADGSTFDRVSPSHGSVVTKAAKGGARDVDAAVSAARLAFDKGRWSRTSGKERATLLLKIADLIDRERERIAYWETLESGKPISQAMAEIEGASDIWRFAASLARTMHGESYNSLGSDMLGLVLKEPVGVVSIITPWNFPFLIASQKLPFALAAGCTAVIKPSEMTPATTVILGELCIEAGIPAGVVNIVLGYGDPVGTAMTADKRVDMVTFTGSTGVGKAIVKAAAGTLKKVSLELGGKNPQVIFPDADLESAVDAVVFGVYFNAGECCNSGSRIIVHEDIAEAFLKATVDLSRKVPFGDPLDPSTKVGAIITPDHQSKIDKYVRDAADAGATVHLGGEALTVPGLAGQFYQPTIVADVKSDMPIAREEVFGPVLSVLTFKTLDEAIDLVNDADYGLSAGVWSENVHTCLEFARRAHAGTVWTNTWMDGFAELPFGGVKESGQGRELGKYGLDEFLEAKTVTMRIGKTRAPWVA; encoded by the coding sequence ATGAGTGACCTGAACGTCGTTTCCATCAGCGAAGCAAAACTCCCGGCCGAACCGTTCGTCGCCCGTCACCTGATCGATGGCGACTGGCGTCAGAGCGCTGACGGCTCAACCTTCGATCGTGTGTCTCCGTCCCATGGCAGCGTTGTCACGAAGGCGGCGAAGGGCGGTGCCCGTGATGTTGATGCGGCGGTTTCCGCCGCGCGGCTTGCTTTCGACAAGGGACGCTGGTCGCGCACCAGCGGCAAGGAGCGGGCAACGCTTCTCTTGAAGATCGCCGATCTGATCGACCGGGAACGGGAGCGGATCGCTTATTGGGAAACGCTGGAATCCGGCAAGCCGATCAGTCAGGCCATGGCGGAAATTGAAGGCGCGTCCGATATCTGGCGCTTTGCCGCTTCGCTTGCGCGCACCATGCACGGCGAAAGCTACAACTCGCTCGGCAGCGACATGCTCGGCCTGGTTCTCAAGGAGCCGGTCGGTGTCGTCTCCATCATTACACCGTGGAACTTTCCGTTCCTGATCGCGTCGCAAAAACTGCCTTTCGCGCTTGCTGCCGGCTGCACTGCGGTAATCAAACCTTCCGAAATGACCCCGGCAACGACGGTCATTCTGGGTGAACTGTGCATCGAAGCCGGTATTCCGGCCGGGGTCGTCAACATCGTCCTTGGCTATGGCGATCCGGTTGGAACGGCGATGACCGCCGACAAGCGGGTCGACATGGTCACCTTCACCGGTTCGACCGGCGTCGGCAAGGCCATCGTCAAGGCAGCGGCCGGAACCTTGAAGAAGGTCTCGCTGGAACTTGGTGGCAAGAACCCACAGGTCATCTTCCCTGATGCCGACCTCGAAAGCGCCGTCGACGCGGTTGTCTTCGGCGTCTATTTCAATGCAGGCGAATGCTGCAACTCCGGATCCCGGATCATTGTGCACGAAGACATCGCCGAGGCGTTCCTGAAGGCGACAGTGGACCTGTCGCGGAAGGTGCCCTTCGGCGATCCTCTGGACCCATCGACCAAGGTCGGCGCGATCATCACGCCCGACCACCAGAGCAAGATCGACAAATATGTGCGCGATGCCGCGGACGCCGGAGCGACTGTCCACCTGGGTGGGGAAGCCCTGACGGTTCCTGGCCTAGCCGGACAGTTCTACCAGCCGACGATCGTTGCGGATGTAAAAAGCGACATGCCGATCGCCCGCGAAGAAGTGTTCGGGCCGGTGCTTTCGGTGCTGACTTTCAAGACGCTGGATGAGGCGATCGATCTCGTCAACGATGCCGACTACGGTCTGTCCGCCGGTGTGTGGAGCGAGAACGTTCACACCTGTCTGGAATTCGCCCGCCGGGCGCATGCGGGCACGGTGTGGACCAACACCTGGATGGATGGTTTTGCGGAACTGCCCTTTGGCGGCGTGAAGGAAAGCGGCCAGGGCAGGGAACTTGGCAAATATGGACTGGACGAGTTCCTGGAAGCCAAGACCGTGACCATGCGCATCGGCAAGACCCGGGCACCCTGGGTGGCGTGA
- a CDS encoding substrate-binding domain-containing protein: MTRKTFEPNSGRAAEKLPRPTLRTVAQEAGFAVTTVSRALAGDPRIAETTRERVSEVARRLGYVPNRAAQRLRTGRTKVISLLLNTRHEFLSFTSEFLGGMSEGLAGTGYAITITADGLADDRLEAIRNIRRHSLADAIVFTRTECFDERVRYLLEHNFPFATHGRTDFTTPHPYVDFDNEVFARMAVERLVAKGRKHICMVMPNERYTFGQHLRFGARQAAISHGVQLTVPDGVDLDSEPDEIAATLRSLHAGPNAPDGYVCVGEVMALVTLAYLNDIGLTPGMEIDVVAKRASPISNHFRPRIETIDEDLRATGRAMAKVLLARIDGAPMEDMQILLKPEGAFSISD, translated from the coding sequence ATGACGCGAAAAACCTTTGAACCCAACAGCGGTCGCGCCGCCGAAAAGCTGCCGCGTCCCACCTTGCGCACGGTGGCGCAGGAGGCAGGCTTCGCGGTGACCACGGTTTCCCGCGCCCTTGCCGGAGACCCCAGGATCGCGGAGACGACGCGCGAACGCGTTTCCGAAGTTGCCCGCCGTCTCGGCTACGTTCCCAATCGCGCGGCACAGCGCCTGCGCACCGGCCGTACGAAGGTCATCAGCCTTCTCCTGAACACACGGCACGAGTTTCTCAGCTTCACATCCGAGTTTCTTGGCGGCATGTCCGAAGGCCTTGCCGGAACCGGCTACGCGATCACCATTACAGCAGACGGTCTTGCCGACGACCGGCTTGAGGCAATCCGCAACATCCGCAGGCACTCGCTGGCAGATGCCATTGTCTTTACCCGCACCGAGTGCTTTGACGAGCGGGTCCGCTACCTGCTGGAGCACAACTTCCCCTTTGCCACCCATGGCCGGACGGACTTCACCACGCCCCACCCTTACGTCGACTTCGACAACGAGGTTTTCGCCCGCATGGCCGTGGAGCGACTGGTTGCAAAGGGGCGCAAACACATTTGCATGGTCATGCCGAACGAACGCTACACCTTCGGTCAGCACCTTCGGTTCGGCGCCCGCCAGGCAGCCATTTCCCATGGCGTTCAATTGACGGTTCCCGATGGCGTTGACCTCGACAGCGAACCCGACGAGATCGCAGCGACCCTGCGCTCGCTCCATGCCGGCCCCAACGCGCCCGACGGTTATGTCTGCGTTGGTGAGGTCATGGCCCTGGTGACCCTGGCCTATCTCAACGACATCGGTCTGACACCCGGTATGGAAATCGACGTCGTCGCCAAGCGCGCCTCGCCCATTTCCAATCATTTCCGCCCGAGAATCGAGACCATCGACGAGGACCTGCGCGCCACCGGCAGAGCCATGGCCAAGGTTCTTCTCGCGAGGATCGACGGCGCCCCCATGGAGGATATGCAGATCCTCCTGAAGCCCGAAGGCGCCTTCTCGATTTCGGACTAG
- a CDS encoding ABC transporter substrate-binding protein → MSMSLKSLKLGLAALAMSTSLASAADVEVLHWWTSGGEAAALNVLKQDLESQGIGWQDMPVAGGGGTQAMTVLRARVTSGNPPTAVQMLGFDITDWAKEGALADLNILAGMEGWDDVVPEALQKFSKYDGKWVSAPVNVHSTNWVWANKAILDELGIEPPQNWDEFVAALEKVKASGKTAIAHGGQAWQDATIFDAVVMATGGPEFYQKAFIDLDEEALGSDTMKESFDRMAVIRSYVDDNFSGRDWNLATAMVINGDAAFQMMGDWAKGEFLNAGKKPDEDFLCFRFPGTQDQVTFNADQFAMFAQGPEVGKEQAALATAILSPSFQSAFNVVKGSVPARTDVPNDDFDACGKKGMVDLKKAADSGNLYGSMAHGHANPAAVKNAMYDVITAHFNGEYDSETAVAELVTAVQINK, encoded by the coding sequence ATATCGATGTCTTTGAAATCTCTGAAGCTGGGCCTCGCCGCCCTTGCAATGAGCACAAGCCTGGCGTCCGCCGCCGATGTTGAAGTTCTGCACTGGTGGACTTCCGGCGGTGAAGCTGCTGCTCTGAACGTTCTGAAGCAGGACCTGGAAAGCCAGGGCATCGGCTGGCAGGACATGCCGGTTGCAGGTGGCGGCGGTACCCAGGCCATGACCGTGCTGCGCGCACGCGTTACCTCCGGCAACCCGCCCACCGCCGTACAGATGCTCGGCTTCGACATCACCGACTGGGCCAAGGAAGGCGCACTTGCCGACCTGAACATCCTGGCCGGCATGGAAGGCTGGGACGACGTGGTTCCGGAAGCCCTGCAGAAATTCTCCAAGTATGACGGCAAGTGGGTCTCCGCTCCGGTGAACGTCCACTCCACCAACTGGGTCTGGGCGAACAAGGCCATCCTCGACGAGCTTGGTATCGAGCCGCCGCAGAACTGGGACGAGTTCGTTGCCGCTCTGGAGAAGGTCAAGGCATCCGGCAAGACCGCGATCGCGCACGGCGGTCAGGCCTGGCAGGACGCGACCATCTTCGATGCAGTCGTGATGGCGACCGGCGGACCCGAGTTCTACCAGAAGGCCTTCATTGACCTGGACGAAGAAGCGCTCGGCTCCGACACCATGAAGGAATCGTTCGACCGCATGGCCGTGATCCGCTCCTATGTGGATGACAACTTCTCCGGCCGTGACTGGAACCTTGCGACCGCCATGGTCATCAATGGCGATGCAGCCTTCCAGATGATGGGTGACTGGGCGAAGGGTGAATTCCTGAATGCCGGCAAGAAGCCGGATGAAGACTTCCTCTGCTTCCGCTTCCCGGGCACCCAGGACCAGGTGACCTTCAACGCCGACCAGTTCGCGATGTTCGCGCAGGGTCCGGAAGTCGGCAAGGAGCAGGCTGCACTTGCAACCGCTATCCTGTCACCGAGCTTCCAGTCCGCGTTCAACGTCGTCAAAGGCTCCGTTCCGGCTCGGACCGACGTGCCGAACGATGACTTTGACGCCTGCGGCAAGAAGGGCATGGTGGATCTGAAAAAGGCCGCCGACAGCGGCAACCTCTACGGCTCCATGGCGCATGGTCACGCCAACCCGGCTGCCGTCAAGAACGCCATGTATGACGTGATCACGGCGCATTTCAACGGGGAATACGACAGCGAAACCGCTGTTGCAGAACTCGTTACCGCCGTTCAGATCAACAAGTAA
- a CDS encoding carbohydrate ABC transporter permease: MSFSETANPRGSVVDRLRDALPKLVLSPTIAIVAIFVYGFIAFTLYLSFTDSRILPTFGWVGWQNYENLFKIRAWDTAVWNLVVFGVLYITICCVLGLLLAILLDQKIRAEGFIRTIYLYPMALSFIVTGIAWKWFLDPGIGIEAVVRGWGWETFTFNWIKDRDFAIYTIVIAAVWQTSGFVMAMFLAGLRGIDSEMMKAAQIDGASTFALYRRIVIPQLRPAFMSAFVVLAHMAIKSYDLVIALTGGGPGTATEVPATFMYSYTFTRNQMGIGASSAVIMLMTIAAIIVPYLWSELREKK, encoded by the coding sequence ATGTCTTTCTCTGAAACGGCGAACCCGCGCGGTTCCGTTGTTGACAGACTGCGTGATGCTTTGCCCAAACTCGTGCTCAGCCCGACGATCGCCATCGTGGCAATCTTCGTTTACGGCTTCATCGCCTTCACGCTTTACCTGTCTTTCACGGACAGCCGTATTCTGCCCACCTTCGGCTGGGTCGGCTGGCAGAATTATGAAAACCTCTTCAAGATCCGTGCGTGGGATACGGCCGTTTGGAACCTTGTGGTTTTCGGCGTTCTCTACATCACCATCTGCTGCGTCCTGGGTCTGCTGCTGGCGATCCTTCTCGATCAGAAGATCCGCGCAGAAGGCTTCATCCGCACGATCTACCTCTATCCGATGGCGCTCAGCTTCATCGTGACCGGAATTGCCTGGAAATGGTTCCTCGACCCGGGCATCGGTATCGAGGCCGTCGTGCGCGGCTGGGGCTGGGAAACCTTCACCTTCAACTGGATCAAGGACCGGGATTTCGCGATCTACACCATCGTGATCGCGGCGGTCTGGCAGACGTCGGGCTTCGTCATGGCGATGTTCCTTGCGGGCCTGCGCGGTATCGACAGCGAGATGATGAAGGCTGCCCAGATCGACGGCGCTTCCACTTTCGCGCTTTATCGCCGGATCGTGATTCCGCAGCTTCGTCCTGCCTTCATGTCGGCCTTCGTGGTGCTCGCCCATATGGCGATCAAGTCCTACGACCTGGTGATCGCCCTGACAGGCGGCGGACCGGGCACCGCCACCGAAGTGCCGGCAACCTTCATGTATTCCTACACATTCACCCGAAACCAGATGGGCATCGGTGCGTCTTCCGCCGTGATCATGCTGATGACGATCGCAGCGATCATCGTGCCCTACCTCTGGTCAGAACTCAGGGAGAAAAAGTGA
- a CDS encoding carbohydrate ABC transporter permease, with the protein MSKSSSLRPARVILYLLLALFCIYYLLPLYVMVVNSLKPLTEITSGGMMALPQEWTIAPWQSAWSSAQVGVEATGLRPYFLNSIIMVVPAVALSTLVGALNGYVLTKWTFRGATILFGLLLFGCFIPFQMVLIPMARMLGLMGIAGTVPGLIFVHFVYGIGFSTLYFRNYYAAFPTELVRAAQIDGAGFFRIFWRILLPSSGPIAVVCIIWQFTNIWNDFLFGASFSDFDSQPMTVALNNLVQSSTGVKEYNVHFAGAIMAALPTLLVYIVAGRYFVRGLMAGSVKG; encoded by the coding sequence ATGTCCAAGTCTTCCTCCCTGCGTCCGGCCCGGGTGATCCTGTACCTGCTGCTCGCGCTGTTCTGCATCTACTACCTGCTGCCGCTGTACGTGATGGTGGTCAACTCGCTGAAGCCGCTGACCGAAATCACTTCGGGCGGGATGATGGCGCTGCCGCAGGAGTGGACCATCGCTCCGTGGCAAAGCGCCTGGTCGAGTGCTCAGGTGGGCGTTGAGGCAACGGGTCTGCGGCCCTATTTCCTCAACTCCATCATCATGGTCGTTCCGGCGGTCGCCCTGTCGACGCTGGTCGGCGCGCTGAACGGTTACGTGCTCACCAAGTGGACGTTCCGCGGTGCGACCATCCTGTTCGGCCTGCTGCTGTTCGGCTGCTTCATTCCCTTTCAGATGGTGCTGATCCCGATGGCTCGCATGCTGGGTCTGATGGGCATCGCCGGCACGGTGCCGGGTCTGATCTTCGTACACTTCGTCTACGGGATCGGCTTCTCGACGCTCTATTTCCGCAACTACTATGCGGCCTTTCCGACAGAGCTTGTCCGGGCGGCGCAGATCGACGGTGCCGGTTTCTTCCGGATCTTCTGGCGCATCCTGCTGCCATCGTCCGGTCCGATCGCGGTTGTCTGCATCATCTGGCAGTTCACCAACATCTGGAACGACTTCCTGTTCGGCGCGTCCTTCTCCGATTTCGACAGCCAGCCGATGACCGTTGCCCTCAACAACCTGGTGCAATCCTCCACCGGGGTGAAGGAATACAACGTGCATTTCGCCGGCGCGATCATGGCCGCGCTGCCAACCCTTCTCGTCTACATCGTCGCGGGCCGCTACTTCGTGCGTGGTCTGATGGCAGGCTCAGTAAAAGGATAA
- a CDS encoding ABC transporter ATP-binding protein: MGFLDIKQATKSYGSLRVLHETDISIEEGEFLVLVGPSGCGKSTLLNMIAGLEDITSGEIAIKGKSMNGVKPADRNIAMVFQSYALYPNMTVAGNISFGMEMHGIAKPEREKRIGQVADLLQISHLLDRKPGQLSGGQRQRVAMGRALVREPDVFLFDEPLSNLDAKLRVDMRTEIKKLHQKLGTTIVYVTHDQIEALTLSTRIAVMFGGYVQQLGTPKEIYDNPANMFVAGFMGSPSMNLFPAKVVSADGRPAAEVSLADGKTAAIPFASDALSSSIGKDIILGIRPEAITDKDGADRNSKAVHIVDAPVEVTEPAGSDTFVVSQIGGKDVTGRFRADVAVKAGEVFPFAFNMEKAVAFDPKTEKRIA, from the coding sequence ATGGGCTTTCTCGACATCAAGCAGGCGACCAAGTCTTATGGATCCTTGCGGGTCCTGCATGAAACCGACATCTCTATCGAAGAGGGCGAGTTCCTCGTTCTCGTCGGCCCGTCCGGCTGCGGCAAGTCCACCCTGCTGAACATGATTGCCGGCCTGGAGGACATCACCTCCGGCGAGATCGCGATCAAGGGCAAGAGCATGAACGGCGTCAAGCCGGCGGACCGCAACATCGCAATGGTGTTCCAGTCCTACGCGCTTTACCCGAACATGACCGTTGCCGGGAACATCTCCTTCGGCATGGAAATGCACGGCATTGCGAAGCCGGAACGCGAAAAGCGGATTGGCCAGGTGGCCGATCTCCTTCAGATCAGCCATCTACTCGACCGCAAGCCGGGCCAGCTTTCCGGTGGTCAGCGCCAGCGTGTCGCCATGGGGCGTGCACTGGTGCGCGAGCCGGACGTGTTCCTGTTCGACGAGCCGCTGTCCAACCTGGATGCAAAGCTGCGCGTCGACATGCGCACGGAAATCAAGAAGCTGCACCAGAAGCTCGGCACGACAATTGTCTATGTGACCCACGACCAGATCGAGGCACTGACGCTGTCGACCCGGATCGCTGTCATGTTCGGTGGCTATGTCCAGCAGCTGGGCACGCCGAAAGAGATCTACGACAATCCGGCCAACATGTTCGTGGCGGGCTTCATGGGATCGCCTTCCATGAACCTGTTCCCGGCCAAGGTGGTCTCGGCGGACGGCAGGCCGGCTGCGGAAGTCTCGCTAGCAGACGGCAAGACGGCGGCCATTCCGTTTGCCTCCGACGCGCTCTCTTCCAGCATCGGCAAGGACATCATCCTCGGCATTCGGCCGGAAGCCATTACCGACAAGGATGGTGCCGACCGCAATTCCAAGGCGGTTCACATCGTCGATGCTCCGGTGGAAGTCACCGAGCCGGCAGGTTCCGACACGTTCGTCGTCAGCCAGATCGGCGGCAAGGACGTGACCGGCCGCTTCCGTGCCGACGTTGCCGTGAAGGCGGGAGAAGTGTTCCCGTTTGCCTTCAACATGGAAAAGGCGGTCGCTTTCGACCCGAAGACCGAAAAGCGGATCGCCTGA